The following are encoded in a window of Chiloscyllium plagiosum isolate BGI_BamShark_2017 chromosome 11, ASM401019v2, whole genome shotgun sequence genomic DNA:
- the podn gene encoding podocan isoform X2, giving the protein MLCEFWLQLIIPGKNNALEVIPMEELSRLQNLETFNLQNNRLTSKGLPDDAFCSLENLLYLYLANNKLTVAPKYLPKTLVSADVAANYLTKIYPLTFGQKPNLRSIYLHNNKLTDAGLPDHMFNGSDGVGILIMSSNFLKYVPKNLPKELFRLHLKDNKLEKIPKGAFDHLSNLRELYLHNNYITNDGIDNETFWKLSSLEYLDLSSNNLTQIPRGLPRNIVLLHLEKNAIKSIPGSWLTQIKNLEYLLLHNNKIKAKAIHPLAFKGLKKLHTFHLYNNMLERIPSGLPRRVKTLMLLHNQITEISRNDFAYSYFLVELNLSYNKLTSPKIHPEAFRKMRLLESLDFSGNNLNVVPSGLPKNLHVLRLKENEINSIPDGSLSGMTKLKELFLSNNKLKLNSIYPGAWKQLTNLQLLDLSGNQLSYVPTDLPESLEYIYLQNNQISVISENAFESTPNIKGIFLRDNRLTTSRVKEIAFEKLKFLQVLDMGAYSESATESKKDGGTSGDNLDNDSEQATQNDK; this is encoded by the exons GGCTTCCAGACGATGCATTTTGTTCTCTTGAGAACTTGCTGTATTTATATCTGGCGAACAATAAG CTTACAGTTGCTCCAAAATACCTGCCGAAAACCTTGGTGAGTGCTGATGTTGCAGCAAATTACCTTACAAAGATCTATCCCCTCACTTTTGGGCAGAAGCCAAATCTAAG GTCTATTTATCTTCATAACAACAAGCTTACAGACGCAGGACTTCCTGATCACATGTTTAACGGATCAGATGGTGTTGGAATATTAATCATGTCAAGTAATTTCTTGAAGTACGTTCCCAAGAATTTGCCAAAGGAATTATTCAGATTACATTTAAAA GACaacaaacttgaaaagattccAAAAGGAGCTTTTGATCACCTTTCCAATCTGCGAGAACTATATCTCCACAACAATTACATAACCAATGATGGAATTGATAATGAAACATTCTG GAAACTGTCAAGCTTGGAATACCTGGACTTGTCAAGTAACAATCTGACACAAATACCCAGAGGGTTACCTCGGAATATTGTCCTcttacatttggaaaaaaatgctATTAAATCAATACCTGGTAGCTGGCTGACGCAGATAAAAAACCTTGAATACCTCTTGCTTCATAACAACAAGATAAAGGCAAAAGCAATTCATCCACTTGCATTCAAGGGGCTTAAAAAACTTCATACCTTTCATCTCTACAATAATATGCTGGAAAGAATTCCAAGTGGCTTACCACGCCGGGTGAAGACATTAATGCTTCTCCATAATCAGATCACAGAAATTTCCAGAAATGATTTCGCTTACTCATACTTTTTGGTAGAGCTCAATCTGAGTTACAATAAACTAACAAGTCCTAAAATCCACCCAGAGGCATTCCGGAAAATGAGGCTGCTTGAATCTTTGGATTTCTCTGGAAATAATCTAAATGTAGTGCCCAGTGGTCTACCAAAGAATTTGCATGTATTGAGGttgaaggaaaatgaaataaattcaattcccGATGGCTCACTTTCAGGAATGACAAAGCTAAAGGAACTCTTCTTGAGTAATAACAAACTCAAACTGAACTCAATATATCCAGGGGCATGGAAACAATTGACTAATCTACAG CTTTTGGATCTGTCAGGCAATCAGCTTTCCTATGTCCCTACTGATCTGCCAGAgtctcttgaatatatttaccTCCAGAACAACCAGATTTCTGTCATCTCAGAGAATGCTTTTGAATCCACACCAAACATCAAAGGAATTTTTCTCAG AGACAACAGACTTACAACTAGTAGAGTAAAAGAAATTGCATTTGAGAAGCTGAAGTTCTTGCAAGTGTTGGATATGGGGGCCTACTCTGAGTCTGCTACTGAATCCAAAAAGGACGGTGGCACATCAGGAGACAATTTGGATAATGACAGTGAACAGGCTACTCAGAATGATAAATAA